GTCGATATCGCGGCGGAACTGTCGGGGGACTTCGACGGCGTTCCGGTGGCTGTGGGCAGCGATGTGCAGGTGGCCGCACTCGGCGAATACCGGATGCACTGGTCCAACTCCGACGACATCGTGCTGGTCAAAGCGGGGGAGGGGATCGCCGCGGCCGCCGTGATCAACGGCGTCGTGCGTACGGGCGCCACCGGAGCGGCCGGGGAGATCGGGCACGTGCAGATTCCGGAGGGCCGGCAGTGCCGCTGCGGGAGATTCGGCTGCCTGGAGTCGGTTGCCGGCGGCTGGTCCCTGCGGGAGCGTCTGAGCGAGGCCGGCTGGACCGTGGACAGCAGTGAGGAACTGGCCGGGCTCGCCCTGCGCGGGGATTCGCTGAGCATCGAACTGCTGGAGCGTTCGGCGTGGCTCGTGGGCCGCGCGTTGGCCCCGGTGGTTGCGGTCCTGAACCCCTGCGCAGTGGTGGTCGCCGGTGCGCTAGCCGACGGCGGAGCGGGGTACCTGGATCCGTTGCGTTCGGTGCTTGAGGCGATTGGGCCGCAGGAGGTGACTCGGCCGCTCGTCGTCGTGCCCGCGCAACTGGGGGCTGACGTCGGCGTGGTCGGGGCGGCCCTGCTGGTGCAGGATCTGCTCACCGACCCGGCGCACCTGGATCGGTTGATGTCGAGGGTGTCGTCGGAGAACAGCGACGGCGGTTTTGTAAAACTCTTTACATAACGGGTCTGTGGGCGGTATTGTCGTGGGCACCGGAACTCAACGGCCCCTATGCGAGAAGAGGCGACGATGGCTGTTCTCACTCTGTCCACCGCTTTACCGGACACTTCCTTCCGGCTCGACGTCGAGGCGGCCGACTGGCGCGATGCGCTGCGGCTCGCGGGGGAGGGACTGATCGCCTCCGGTGTGGCGACGCCTACGTACACCGAGGAGATGATCGCGGCCGTGGAGGAACACGGCCCCTACATCGTGATCGCGCCGGGGCTCGCCCTGGCTCACTCACGCCCCTCGCCGGCGGTGCTGCGCACGGGTATGAGCTGGGTGCGGCTGGTGCATCCGGTGGACTTCGGCAGCCCTAATGATCCGGTGCGACACATTATCGGCCTAGCGGCCAAGGGCGAGCAGGAGCACCTGGATGTCATGGCAGCGCTCGCCCGCGCCCTATCCGATCCCGTCTCACGATCCGAACTGGACCGTGTTCCCACCCCCGCGGCGTTGCGTGCGCTGCTCGACCCCGACTCCACCAACACCACTACCGAAACCTCTACCGGATTGGAAGAAGAATGAACATCACCTGCGTCTGTGGCATGGGCATCGGAACCTCGATGCTGCTGAAGATGAACGTTGAGCAGGCTGCGTCCTCCCTCGGCTTGGATGCGGAGGTCAGCACCGCCGATATCGGCACCGCCAAGGGCGCCGCCCAGAGCGCCGACCTGATTATCACCTCTGCCGAGTTGGCTGAGGAGCTCACGGGCCTGTCTACGCCGATCGCCGTCGTCCACAACTTCACCGACGTCTCTGAAATCGAGGCCGCTCTGAAGGAGAAGACGCAGTGAACGCGCTGGTCGCGGTACTCGACTTCATCAGCCAGGAGATCCTGAACGTTCCCGCTTACCTGATCGGCATAGTTGCCGCCGTCGGTCTGATCGCCCTGCGCAAGTCCGCCGGGCAGGTCATCGGCGGGGGACTGAAAGCCGCAATGGGCTACCTCATTCTCGGTGCGGGCGCCACCGTGGTGACGGCTTCGCTAGCCCCCTTCGGCGATCTCATCTTCCGGGTTACCGGGGCCCACGGCGTGGTTCCTACCAATGAGGTCATCACCGCACAGGCCGCAAGCGAGTACGGCACCACCTCCGCCTATTTGATTGTGCTCAGCTTCCTGATCATGCTGCTGCTGGCCAGGTTCACCCCGCTGAAGTACGTGTTCCTGACCGGGCACCACATGGTGTTCATGGCGACGCTGCTGGCCGTGGTCCTTTCGGTGGGTTTCGGCCCCGGGCATTCCGCCCTTGTGGTTGCGGTCGGCTCGGTGCTGATGGGCATCATCATGGTGGTGATGCCGGCCTTCGCCCAGCCGTACATGAACCGGGTGACCGGGGATGACAAGTTGGCCGTGGGCCACTTCAACACCGTCGGCTACGTGTTGGCGGGCGCGCTCGGCAGCGCCGTCGGCAAGCGCTCGCGCTCCACCGAGGACATGAAGTTCCCGCAGGGGCTGCGCTTTCTGCGCGACTCCATGGTCTCAACCACGCTGCTCATGCTGGTCCTGTACCTGGTGTTCGCCGTCTGGGGCATGATCGCCGTGCCCAAGGAGGAGCTGATGGGGGTCTTCGAGGGGGCGCAAACCTCAGACACCTACGGCTCCTACATCATGGCGGCCTTCGCCCAGGCGCTGCAGTTCGGAATCGGTGTCAGCATCATCCTGTACGGGGTGCGCATAATCCTGGGTGAACTGGTCCCCGCATTCCAGGGGATCGCCAACCGCGTGGTGCCCGGCGCCAAGCCCGCGCTCGACATTCCGATCGTCTTCCCCTTCGGGCCCAACGCCTCCCTGATCGGCTTCATCGCCTCCTTCGTGGGCGGGTTGGCGGCGCTGGCGCTGATCGCCGTCTGGTTCGGTCCCGCCTGGGGGATGGCGCTGATTCTGCCCGGTATGGTCCCGCACTTCTTCGACGGCGGTGGGGCAGGCGTGTTCGGCAATGCCACCGGCGGTCGCCGCGGCGCGATCCTGGGAGGCTTCGTCAACGGCATGCTCATCACCTTCCTACCCGCCGCGCTGCTGACCGTTATGGGGTCACTCGGTCTGGCCAATTCCACCTTCGGTGACGCCGACTTCGGCTGGTTCGGTTCGATTGTGGGGCTGCTTAGCCGTCTGGGCGCCGCGGGCGGCTCGCTGACCGCACTGGGATTCGGCGCGATCTTGTTCGCGGCCGCCTGGTGGTACCAGGTGCGGCTGGTGAACAACGGTTGGCTGCCCGCCTCCGAGCGGGCGGCACTGCAGGAAGCGAACAAGGCGGCGGCTACGGCCAGCTGACTGAGCGCAGCAGCCCGAATTCGACGTATCCGACGGGGCCCGGCGAACGTAGTCGCCGGGCCCCGTCATTTCGACCGAACTCGGTGGTTATTTCGACCGAACTCGGTGGTTATTTCGACCGAACTCGGTGGTTATTTCGACCGAACTCGGTGGTTATTTCGACCGAACTCGGTGGTTATTTCGACCGAACTCGGTGAAAGGGGGGCAGGTGATCACTCGGGCGAGCCGAGCAGGGCGCGCATGCGGGCGCGGGCGCCCTCGCGCTTTAGCGCCGCCAGCTCCTCGGTGTAGGCGGTGCGGAAGCGCTTGTCATCGACCAGGTCACCGAAGATCTCCCGGTTGCCGATGAAGCCGAGCTCATCGCCCGCCTCCTGCTTCTCTGCGAAGGGCCGCAGGTCGTCGGCCACCGGGATCGCCTCCCCGTTCTCGTCGGTGCCGAGCACCCCCAGCGACCAGGCGGCGCACATGGCCGCACCCAGGCGTACCGGGCCGTCGACCGTCAGGTTGTCGCGCACGGTCGGCAGCACGAACTTCGGCATGCCGGAGGGGCCGAACTGCGCCAGCCGCAGCAGCGTGTCCGCGATAGCCTCATTGGTGAAGCGCTCGAAGAGCGTGTCAATGTACTCATCCAGGTCGATGTCCGGCACCGGCAGCAGCCGCGGCCGCGCCTCGCGCTCCAGGTAGGCGCGCACCCAGGCGGCGATGTCGCCGTCGGCGGCGGCCGTGTGCGCGTACTCCATACCCAGCAGCCGCCCCCAGTGCGCCAGTCCCTGGTGGGAGGCGTTCAGCAGCCGCAGCTTCATCAGTTCGTAGGGGACGACGTCGTCGACCATCTGCACCCCGACCTCCTCGTACGGCGGGCGCCCGGCGGGGAACTCATCCTCCAGCACCCACTGGGTGAAGGGCTCGGCCACCACCGGCCAGGCGTCCTCAACGTTCAGCTCGGCGCGCACCTCCTCGACGTCGGCGGGGGTGGTCTGTGGGGTGATGCGGTCGACCATGCAGTTGGGGAAGGCGACATTGGCGTCGATCCAGTCGGCCAGCTCCGGGTCACACAGGCGTGCCTGGGCCACGACGGCGGTGCGGGCGATCTTGCCGTTTCCGGGCAGATTGTCGCAGCTCATCACGGTGAAGGGAGCGACCCCGGCCTCGCGGCGCAGTCGCAGGGCCTCCACGATGTAGCCGAAGGAGGTCTCCGGCTCGTGGGGGTTGGCGGCGTCGTGGGCGGCTCCGGGGGTGTCGGGAAGGAAGGCGCCGGTGGCGTCGTCGATGTTGTATCCGCCCTCGGTGACGGTTAGGGAGACGATCCGAGTGGTGGGCGCGGTCATCACCTCCAGCACACCGGCGCGGTCCTCGGGTGCGAAGCGGTAGTCGCAGATGGAGCCGATGATCGCCGGCTCGTGGTGACCGTCGGGGTGCTTGAGGGTCAGGCTGTACAGGAAGTCCTGCCCGGTCAGGGCGTCACGCATGCGGGCGTCCTGGGGCAGCAGGCCCACCCCGCAGATGCCCCAGTCCAAGGCCTTGCCATCTCGCATCAGGCGGTCGAGGTACATGGCCTGGTGGGCGCGGTGGAAGCCGCCCACACCCATGTGGACGATGCCGATGGTGATGGCGGAACGGTCGTAGGTGGGGGCGAGGGGGGAGGCGGCGAGTGTGGTGGTCATAATGGACATCCTTGTCTTGAATCGGTTGTGGCAGTGCGGAAATCGGCTGGCTTGTGCGGTCGGCGTCGGCCGGGGGCGGGCCGGGGCGCTGCGGTGCCCCGCCCCGCCATCGGTCCATGCTCGCGTGAAATGATCAGGCGGTGACCGCCTCCTTGGAGTTGTCGGCGTTGTCTAGGTCGTCATAGCTTTCCAGGATGCGGGCGTTGCCGGGCAGCTTCAAGGCGAAGCACAGGAAGAAGGAGACCACGTAGATCCCCGCCAGTGCCATGGCCACCCACAGGTAGCCGGAGGCGGTGGTCTCGTCCCCCATCAGCAGGGTGACGATGGCGGGACCAACGAAGGCGCCCAGGCCAGCACCGAGGTTCAGGATCGCCAGCGCGTTGCCGGTCTCGCCGTGGGCGTGGGCCGTGATCAGCGGCGTGGTGGGCACGTGGGCGCTGAGCCCGATACCGACCGCGGAGGTACCCAGGGCGATCAGGAAGAAGTTCGGGCCCGCAATGATCGGGATCAGGTAGATGTAGGCCAGTGCTGCCGCCGTGATGGGGGTGGCGAACCACTGCAGGGTGTTGCGCCAGCCCAGCTTGTCCCCGACCACACCCCAGAACACATCGCCGATAATGGCCACGAAACCGAAGATGGAGAACTCCAGGATCGCCTGGGACTCCGGCATGCCGTAGACCTTGTGCAGGTAGACCACGTAGTAGGCCTGCATGCCGTACTGGCCGGAGAGGTTGATGACCTTCACGATGCCGCCTATGGAGACCTTCGGGTAGCGCCACAGCACGGAGACGGCCGAGCCGACGGACTGGGCCACCGACTTGCCGCGGGTCTGTGCTGAAGAGGGGTGCAGCCGCAGGAACAGCATGCCGATGGTGCCGCCGATGGCTGCCAGAATCCAGCCGAGCCACAGGGTGGCGATGTGACCGATGTGCGGCAGCAGCAGGCTGGAGAAGTAGGAGCCGAGCAGCTGCATGCCGAAGCTGAAGGCGAACCAGAACCAGCCGGAGACCGAGGACTGCCGGGCCGGCGGGGTCACCATCATGGTCCAGGTCAGGAACCCGTAGGCGAACATGGGGTAGCCGAAGCCGCGCATACCGTAGAACAACAGCAGCAGCGGCAGGTTGTGACTGGGCAGGCCCACTGCGATGAACAGGGCGTCGAAGATCAGGAAGGAGACCAGTCCGATCAGCATCACCCGGCGGCAGCCGATCGCGTCGCACAGGGCGCCAGATAGGAATGCCGCGATGGCCACCACCACGCCGTAGGAGGTGACGATCATTGAGGCGTGGGAGACGGAGAAGCCGATGGCGTCGCTGGACAGGTAGTTGGTGATCCACACCGCCTCAATACCGTCACCGATCACGAAGATGATGACTGCCAGGAACCCGGTGGCGAGGTTGGTGGGGAATCCGGTCTTCTGTATGGCTGCTATGAGCCGGTTGGAGGATGGCATCGTTGCTCGATCACCTTGTCGTTACTCAGGGCCGGCGTCCTTCGCCGGTGGGACCAGTTTGCGGCCGGGCACTGACCGCCCCGGTGACCGATTGGGGGTCTGACGGTTGCCGGTTTCTGGCGCCGAGAACTCCCAGACGGCGCGGTTCAGGATGACCGAAAGGGGACGGCGGTTACCGAAGTCGGGTACGTCGGTGACCGTTTCGGGGCTCTTTCGGTTTAAGGGCGTGGTGGTGGGTGGTCGCGGGCGCCGTCGGCGCCTGGCCGTGTCCCCAACTCAGACCCGGTCGACCAGCGGGCCCAGGGCCTCCAGCCGCCTTGCAGTGGCCCCGCGCAGCTCTTTGCCGGTGATGATGCGCTCCAGGGAGCGCACGTGTCCGAAGCGCACGAAGGTGGAATGCCCGAACTTGGAGTGATTGCCGACGAGTATTGCGTGACGGGCCACGGTCAGGGCCATTTCCTTGACGGCCGCCACCGCCGGGTCCGGGGTGGTCAGCCAACCGTCGTCGGTGACCCCGTTGGCACCTATGAACACCAGGTCCGGCTCCATCCGCTCCAGCATGGCGGTGGCCCAGCGATCCACTGCACCTAGAGTCTTCGGTCGTACTCGGCCGCCGACGGAGATCACGGTGTAACGGGGCCGTTCGGCGAGTTCCATTGCCGTGGGCAGGGAGGTGGTCACCACGGTGAGGGGGCGGTCCGCCGGCAGGGCACGCCCCACCAGCAGCGGCTGGTTGCCCTCGTCCAGGAAGACCGTTTCCGCATGCCCCAGGCAGTCGGCGGCCGCCCTGGCGATGCGATCCTTCTCATCGACGTGGTGGGAGGAACGGAATGCCTGACTGGTCTCATAGGTGGAGGACTCCGCAGCGGTCACCCGCCCGTAGGAGCGGATGATGCGCCCGCTGGACTCCAGCTGGCGCAGATCACGCCGGATGGTTTCCACGGAGACCCCGAAGAGCTCCGGCAGCGCCGAGACATCCATCTCACCGCGCTCTCGCAGTTGCGCAATGAGCGCCTCCCGGCGCGACCGGGTGTCGGTGTACGCCGCTGGCGACGCCGCGGACTCGGAGCCCGTCATTGCTGTTGCCGCCTCACCTTGAAGCTCCACGTGCGGCACCACCGCCGGGACTTCAGTGGGCGATTACCACGCCCAGGTTGCGCGGGCCGTGCACGCCATTGACGCGCACCAACTCGATGTCTGAGGTGGCCGAGCCGCCGGCGATCCAGGTGGTGGGGCGCGTGGGGTTCTGGCCGAGCACGTCCACGGCCTGCGGCACCGTGGGCATGATCATCTCCCGCTCCAGAACTACCACGTGCTTGTCCGGCACGAGTGTGATGGCGCGCCTGCCCTGATCGGGTTCACCGTCTAGGCAGATCGTTCCGGACATGGAGATGCCCACCCGCGAGCAGGTGACGACGGCGTCGATCTGGTCCAGTTCGAGGGTTGGGATCGGCTCCTGCCGGGAGTCCTCCCGCACCGTGCGCCCGCGACGGGCCGCAGCTTCCTTGTAGGCCTGCGGCAGCCCCGCGGGGACGACGACGCTGCGCGCATCGCCGAGCAACTCGTCGATGCCGTCCAGGATGGCGGCGTCCTTGGGTGCGCGCACCACCTTGGCGGAGTAGTCCTCGAGTTTTTCGACCATGTCGGCGACCACGGGCTGCGAGCCGGGGGCGTCGGTGCCGACCCGAAGGTAGTTGCGGGGAATATCCCGCACCGGCCGACCCTGCTGGGAGCGGGAGATGGCCTCGCGGGCGCGGGCGAGGATTGCGGTCTTGGCGTCCATCAGCGGTTCTCCTTGGTGGCGGTGGACTGGGCGGCGCCTAGGCCCGACCGGGCCGGGGTGATGCCCTCGGGGTGGGTGCGCTTCCACCATTGTCGCAGTGATTCCTTCGGGGCGACGGGCAGGTCACGTGAGCGCGTCCACAGGGAGGCGGGGAACGGCAGTGCGCCGATCCGGCCGTCGCGTCCTATCAGGCGGGTGGCTTTGACCCCTTCGGTGGCGGCCAGCCAGGCCTTGCCGTTGGACATCACCGGGGTGGCGGCGTTCATGGCCACGTCCCACATGTCCGGCACCAGGCGCCGTTTGACGTCCACGCTGCGGGCGCGCAGGTGAATGAGGATGGTGGGGATGTCGATCTTGACCGGGCATACCTCCGCGCAGGCCCCGCACAGGGAGGAGGCGAAGGGCAGGGTGTGGACCGGATCGTCGTCGGCCAGCCCCTGGGTGAGCTGGGGGGTGAGAATCGAGCCGATCGGGCCGGGGTAGACCGAGCCGTAGGCGTGCCCGCCGGTGTGCTGGTAGACGGGGCAGATGTTCATGCACGAGCCGCAGCGGATGCAGGCCAGCGCCTGCCGGCCGATCGGGTCGGTGAGCACCTTGGTGCGGCCGTTGTCCATCAAGATTAGGTGGAACTCCTGGGGGCCGTCGCCGGGGGTGACACCCGTCCACATGGAGGTGTAGGGGTTCATGCGCTCGCCGGTGGCGGAGCGGGGCAGCAGCTGGGCGAAGATCTCGGCGTCCTGGTAGCGGGGGACCAGCTTCTCAATGCCCATCAGCGTGATCAGCGTGTCCGGCAGTGTCAGGCACATGCGGCCGTTGCCCTCGGATTCAAAGATGGAGACGGTGCCGGTTTCGGCGATACCCATGTTGGTGCCGGAGATCGCCACGGAAGCGTGCAGGAACTTCCTGCGCAGGTGTGCGCGCGCGGCTCCGGCCAGTTCCTCCGGCTTGTCCGAAAGGTCCTCGGGGGCGTCTCCCATGCGGTCCAGGAAGATGCCGCGCACCTCGGAGCGGTTGCGGTGGATCGCCGGGACCACAATGTGAGAGGGCATGTCGTCGGCGAGTTGGACGATCATCTCCGCCAGGTCGGTCTCGTGGGCGGTGATGCCCTCATCGGCCAGGTACTCGTTGAGATTGGTCTCCTGGGTGGCCATGGACTTGACCTTGACGACGTCGTCGATGCCCTTGGACTTGATGATGTCGGCGACGATGCGGTTGGCCTCGGCGGCGTCACGGGCCCAGTGGACGATGCCGCCGTGGGCGGTCACATTGGCCTCGAACTGTTCCAGGAGTTCGGGCAGGCGGGAGGCGACCTCGAATTTGACGGCCTCAGCGGCCTCCCGTAGGTCCTCCCAGTCCGGCATCTCGTCCACGCGCAGCTGCCGCTTGTTGCGGATGGTGCGGGTGGCGTGGCCCAGGTTGCGGCGCATCTGGGTGTTGGCGAGGGTCTTGTGGGCGCCCTCGGGGAAGGTGTGACCCCAGCGCAGAGTGTCCTGCGGAACTTCAACGTTGGTGCGCCAGCCGCCGGTGTGGGGCTGTTCTTCTGGGGATGCGGCGGGCATACCGAGAAATGTCTGGGATGTCTGGGTCATTTGAGTCGTCACAACCTCACCTGGTCGTTGCTGGGCTGGAAGGAGACATGGCCTTCGAAGGGGGCCTCCTTGGTGGAGGCGAGGATCTCCGCCAGGTGCATGACGCGCACGCCGGAGTTGACGCGTGACAGGGCCCCGCCGATGTTCATCAGGCAGGAGTAGTCGCCGGTGCACAGCACCTCGGCGCCGGTGGACATGACGTTGGCGGCCTTGTCCGCAACCATGGCAGTGGAAGTGTCGGAGTTCTTGATGGAGAAGGTGCCGCCGAATCCGCAGCAGACGTTCTCATCGGGCAGATCAATGAGGGTTAGTCCCTCGACTGCCCGCAACAGCCGGTAGGGGCGATCTCCGACGCGTGCCACCCGCATGGAGTGACAGGTGGGGTGGTAGGTGACGGTGTGCGGGAAGTAGGCGCCCACATCCTCAAGTCCGAGTACGTCAATGAGGAATTCGGAGATGTCGTAGGTGTAGGGGCTCAGAGCATCCACCCGCTTGACCAGGGCGGAGTCACCCACGTGCTCGGCCACGAGCCGCTGCTCGTGGCGGGCGGCGCCGGCGCAGGATCCGGAGGGGACCACCACGGCATCCCACTCCCCATCCAGGACCGGCTCGAAGGTTTTGACATGGTTCTCCACGATGGCGGCGGCCTGTTTGAAGTAGCCGGTGTTGGCGTGCATCTGGCCGCAGCACGCCTGCCCCTGGGGGAAGACGACCTCGTGACCGAGCCGCTCAAGAATAGTGACGGTGGCCTGTGCGGCCTGAGGGAACATCGTGTCGGCCAGACACGTGGCGAATAGTGCGATGCGCAAGGGGCTTGGTCCTTCCTCCACGGCGGCTTTGGCGCTTCCGTAAACAGGTTAGGGCAGTGACACTGCCGTCTCCACCGCCTGCTGCCCCCGCCTACAACCCCGCTGGGAGAACACTGAAATCATGCGAAAAACTCGCTTCGTCGCGCAGGGGCGTGAGGTCTGTTCGAGCGGCGGAGCGGGCGCGTCGCGGGTCACATTGCGCAAGCCTAGGCTTCGGTTTTACTCGCTGGCCCCCAGGCAGGGCCGTTGGCGGCTCGCCCAGAACTTCTGCGCCGCAACCACCGCCTGGCCCCCAGGCAGGGCCGTTGGACCCGAGGCGGCCGGACATTAGGACATGGGTGCCGGGGTCAGTTGCCGCCTTGTGAGTCGTCAAACTTAGGCGCCCCGCGTGATCGGGGTCGGTCGAGAGGTGCTACGGCGTCAGGAGTAGTGCCCCGTGCCGACCAGGACCACGAGCTCGCAGTCGGTGGACAGCGCCAACTCATCCACGGTGAATCGCTCCGAGCCTCCCACGAGGTCGGCGTTCTCGGTGTCGAGAATCCGGTTGGCGTCCTCTTCTGGGACGGTGATGAAGCTGCATTCCTGGGGGACGTACTGGTGCAGGTCGGGGTGGACCGGTGGCAAGAGGGCCGGGGGATTGGTGGCGGCCTCGTCCAGCGCCTCACTGGTGGCCTGATCGACTTCGATGACGG
This genomic stretch from Actinomyces qiguomingii harbors:
- a CDS encoding (Fe-S)-binding protein, which gives rise to MRIALFATCLADTMFPQAAQATVTILERLGHEVVFPQGQACCGQMHANTGYFKQAAAIVENHVKTFEPVLDGEWDAVVVPSGSCAGAARHEQRLVAEHVGDSALVKRVDALSPYTYDISEFLIDVLGLEDVGAYFPHTVTYHPTCHSMRVARVGDRPYRLLRAVEGLTLIDLPDENVCCGFGGTFSIKNSDTSTAMVADKAANVMSTGAEVLCTGDYSCLMNIGGALSRVNSGVRVMHLAEILASTKEAPFEGHVSFQPSNDQVRL
- a CDS encoding LutB/LldF family L-lactate oxidation iron-sulfur protein, giving the protein MTQTSQTFLGMPAASPEEQPHTGGWRTNVEVPQDTLRWGHTFPEGAHKTLANTQMRRNLGHATRTIRNKRQLRVDEMPDWEDLREAAEAVKFEVASRLPELLEQFEANVTAHGGIVHWARDAAEANRIVADIIKSKGIDDVVKVKSMATQETNLNEYLADEGITAHETDLAEMIVQLADDMPSHIVVPAIHRNRSEVRGIFLDRMGDAPEDLSDKPEELAGAARAHLRRKFLHASVAISGTNMGIAETGTVSIFESEGNGRMCLTLPDTLITLMGIEKLVPRYQDAEIFAQLLPRSATGERMNPYTSMWTGVTPGDGPQEFHLILMDNGRTKVLTDPIGRQALACIRCGSCMNICPVYQHTGGHAYGSVYPGPIGSILTPQLTQGLADDDPVHTLPFASSLCGACAEVCPVKIDIPTILIHLRARSVDVKRRLVPDMWDVAMNAATPVMSNGKAWLAATEGVKATRLIGRDGRIGALPFPASLWTRSRDLPVAPKESLRQWWKRTHPEGITPARSGLGAAQSTATKENR
- a CDS encoding LutC/YkgG family protein, whose product is MDAKTAILARAREAISRSQQGRPVRDIPRNYLRVGTDAPGSQPVVADMVEKLEDYSAKVVRAPKDAAILDGIDELLGDARSVVVPAGLPQAYKEAAARRGRTVREDSRQEPIPTLELDQIDAVVTCSRVGISMSGTICLDGEPDQGRRAITLVPDKHVVVLEREMIMPTVPQAVDVLGQNPTRPTTWIAGGSATSDIELVRVNGVHGPRNLGVVIAH
- a CDS encoding DeoR/GlpR family DNA-binding transcription regulator; translated protein: MTGSESAASPAAYTDTRSRREALIAQLRERGEMDVSALPELFGVSVETIRRDLRQLESSGRIIRSYGRVTAAESSTYETSQAFRSSHHVDEKDRIARAAADCLGHAETVFLDEGNQPLLVGRALPADRPLTVVTTSLPTAMELAERPRYTVISVGGRVRPKTLGAVDRWATAMLERMEPDLVFIGANGVTDDGWLTTPDPAVAAVKEMALTVARHAILVGNHSKFGHSTFVRFGHVRSLERIITGKELRGATARRLEALGPLVDRV
- a CDS encoding ROK family transcriptional regulator, whose amino-acid sequence is MGNVREAETSELLGLIRRGEATTRPELQDRLQLSRVTLGKRLDTLLRAGLVDEAGQDASTGGRPRTVFRIRPDCGVLLAVDIGSSRTNLAVTDFAGTILIRDGRLLDLSGGPGAVLPWVRHRLTEMLKELGATGRVLGLGVCVPGPVDPASGRLAHPALMPGWHGVDIAAELSGDFDGVPVAVGSDVQVAALGEYRMHWSNSDDIVLVKAGEGIAAAAVINGVVRTGATGAAGEIGHVQIPEGRQCRCGRFGCLESVAGGWSLRERLSEAGWTVDSSEELAGLALRGDSLSIELLERSAWLVGRALAPVVAVLNPCAVVVAGALADGGAGYLDPLRSVLEAIGPQEVTRPLVVVPAQLGADVGVVGAALLVQDLLTDPAHLDRLMSRVSSENSDGGFVKLFT
- a CDS encoding mannitol dehydrogenase family protein, whose amino-acid sequence is MTTTLAASPLAPTYDRSAITIGIVHMGVGGFHRAHQAMYLDRLMRDGKALDWGICGVGLLPQDARMRDALTGQDFLYSLTLKHPDGHHEPAIIGSICDYRFAPEDRAGVLEVMTAPTTRIVSLTVTEGGYNIDDATGAFLPDTPGAAHDAANPHEPETSFGYIVEALRLRREAGVAPFTVMSCDNLPGNGKIARTAVVAQARLCDPELADWIDANVAFPNCMVDRITPQTTPADVEEVRAELNVEDAWPVVAEPFTQWVLEDEFPAGRPPYEEVGVQMVDDVVPYELMKLRLLNASHQGLAHWGRLLGMEYAHTAAADGDIAAWVRAYLEREARPRLLPVPDIDLDEYIDTLFERFTNEAIADTLLRLAQFGPSGMPKFVLPTVRDNLTVDGPVRLGAAMCAAWSLGVLGTDENGEAIPVADDLRPFAEKQEAGDELGFIGNREIFGDLVDDKRFRTAYTEELAALKREGARARMRALLGSPE
- a CDS encoding PTS sugar transporter subunit IIA, with the protein product MAVLTLSTALPDTSFRLDVEAADWRDALRLAGEGLIASGVATPTYTEEMIAAVEEHGPYIVIAPGLALAHSRPSPAVLRTGMSWVRLVHPVDFGSPNDPVRHIIGLAAKGEQEHLDVMAALARALSDPVSRSELDRVPTPAALRALLDPDSTNTTTETSTGLEEE
- a CDS encoding PTS ascorbate transporter subunit IIC; its protein translation is MNALVAVLDFISQEILNVPAYLIGIVAAVGLIALRKSAGQVIGGGLKAAMGYLILGAGATVVTASLAPFGDLIFRVTGAHGVVPTNEVITAQAASEYGTTSAYLIVLSFLIMLLLARFTPLKYVFLTGHHMVFMATLLAVVLSVGFGPGHSALVVAVGSVLMGIIMVVMPAFAQPYMNRVTGDDKLAVGHFNTVGYVLAGALGSAVGKRSRSTEDMKFPQGLRFLRDSMVSTTLLMLVLYLVFAVWGMIAVPKEELMGVFEGAQTSDTYGSYIMAAFAQALQFGIGVSIILYGVRIILGELVPAFQGIANRVVPGAKPALDIPIVFPFGPNASLIGFIASFVGGLAALALIAVWFGPAWGMALILPGMVPHFFDGGGAGVFGNATGGRRGAILGGFVNGMLITFLPAALLTVMGSLGLANSTFGDADFGWFGSIVGLLSRLGAAGGSLTALGFGAILFAAAWWYQVRLVNNGWLPASERAALQEANKAAATAS
- a CDS encoding PTS sugar transporter subunit IIB, which gives rise to MNITCVCGMGIGTSMLLKMNVEQAASSLGLDAEVSTADIGTAKGAAQSADLIITSAELAEELTGLSTPIAVVHNFTDVSEIEAALKEKTQ
- a CDS encoding MFS transporter produces the protein MPSSNRLIAAIQKTGFPTNLATGFLAVIIFVIGDGIEAVWITNYLSSDAIGFSVSHASMIVTSYGVVVAIAAFLSGALCDAIGCRRVMLIGLVSFLIFDALFIAVGLPSHNLPLLLLFYGMRGFGYPMFAYGFLTWTMMVTPPARQSSVSGWFWFAFSFGMQLLGSYFSSLLLPHIGHIATLWLGWILAAIGGTIGMLFLRLHPSSAQTRGKSVAQSVGSAVSVLWRYPKVSIGGIVKVINLSGQYGMQAYYVVYLHKVYGMPESQAILEFSIFGFVAIIGDVFWGVVGDKLGWRNTLQWFATPITAAALAYIYLIPIIAGPNFFLIALGTSAVGIGLSAHVPTTPLITAHAHGETGNALAILNLGAGLGAFVGPAIVTLLMGDETTASGYLWVAMALAGIYVVSFFLCFALKLPGNARILESYDDLDNADNSKEAVTA